The genomic stretch TATGCGCATCAATTGCTTTGGCCATCTGGGCGATGGCAACCTGCATTACAATATCTTCCCCGCCAAGGACCGCGCGCGTGGCGCGGATGATGCATTGCGCCCTGCCGTGCAGAAAATGATCCATGATCTGGTGGCCGCGCTGGACGGATCCGTCAGCGCCGAACATGGGATCGGGCGCGCCAAGGTCGGCGATCTGCAGCTTTATGGCGATCCGGCAAAGCTTGCGATGCTGCGTGCGATCAAGGATGCGCTTGACCCGCAAGGGATCATGAACCCCGGCGTGATCCTGCCACAGCGATAGGGGCGGTGGGGCCGCGCCTCCGGCGGGAGTATTTTTGGAAAAAAGAAGTCGCAAGAGGCGCACCCGACCCCGCCGCCCGCTACAGGCTGACCTTTCTGGGGTCCGGGATCGGGCGACTTCTCATTTCACGGTCATCGGCTCTCCAGCCTGTACCGTGGCACGGATTTACCCGATCTTCCTTAACAACTTCTTTTTTCCCCAAATACTCCCCGCGCGGAGCGCATCAAAGTCCTTCGAAGGCGCAAAGGCTATGCACCTGCATCCCCAGTTTTTCCAGCCTTGCGGCCCCACCCAATGCGGGCAGGTCGATGATGAAGGCACAGCCCATCACCTGCGCGCCCAGCCGTTCGACCAGCCGGATGCCCGCCTCGGCGGTGCCGCCCGTCGCCAGCAGATCATCGACCAGCAGGACCTTGTCGCCCGGTTGCAGCGCGTCGTCATGCAATTCCATCACCGCCTCGCCATATTCGAGCTGATAGGCCTGTTCGATGGTTTTGCCGGGCAATTTGCCTTTCTTGCGGATCGGCACAAAACCGACCGATAGCTGATGCGCGATGGCACCGCCAAGTATGAAACCACGCGCTTCCAGCCCCACGACCTTGTCGATGGGCGTGCCGGCATAGGGGTGCAACAGCTGGTCGATCGCCATGCGAAAGCCGCGCGCATCGCTGAAAAGCGTGGTCACATCGCGGAACATGATCCCTTCATGTGGGAAATCGGGGATGGTGCGGATATAGTCGCGGATCGTTTTCATCTTGTTTCTTTCGCAAGGACACGGGCGGTGATCGCCTCAAGCTGCGCCATCAGCGCGGGATCACGTTTGTCGGGGGCGGTCATGATCGCATGATCCAGCGCGCGGTCGCAGCCATGCGGGCAGGGGGCGCGGTCACCCCCCAGCAGGGCAGGCAGCTTTGCGATCAGGTCGCGGGCCTTGGTCCCGTTGCCTTGCAGGGTGGCGATGATCGCGGTGATATCGACTGCCCCGTGATCGGGGTGCCAGCTGTCGTAATCGGTGATCATCGCGACCGAGGCATAGCAGATTTCCGCCTCGCGGGCGAGTTTTGCTTCGGGCATATTGGTCATGCCGATCACGTCGCAGCCCCAGCTACGGTAGAGCCTGCTTTCCGCCAGTGACGAAAACTGCGGCCCTTCCATGGCCAGATAAGTGCCGCCGCGATGCAGGGTGATCCCCGTAGCCTCGGCCGCCGTCGCGCAGGCCGCTGACAGGCGCGGGCAGGTCGGATGCGCAAGGCTGACATGGGCCACGCAGCCTGTTCCGAAGAAGGATTTTTCGCGCGCGAAGGTCCGGTCGATGAACTGGTCCACGATCACGAAATCACCCGGCGCCATCTCTTCGCGGAACGACCCGCAGGCGCTGATGCTGATGATATCGGTTACCCCCAGCCGTTTCAGCGCGTCGATATTGGCGCGGTAAGGCACGGTGGTGGGCGCATGCAGATGGCCGCGCCCGTGGCGGGGCAGAAAGACCATCTTGACCCCGTCCAGCCGCCCTGTCAGCAGCGCATCCGAGGGCGCGCCCCAAGGGCTGTCGACATTGACCCATGACGGGTCCTGCAGGCCATCCATCTCATAGAGGCCAGACCCGCCGATGATCCCCAGAACGGTTTGTGTCATGTTTTCTGGTCCGGACGGGTCAGGCTGAACACCTCGCGCACCACCGTGTAATCGCGATAGCCGAGCCGCGCCAGCGGCTGGAATGTCGTCACGTCGAAGATCCCGTCCACCAGGCAATTGTCGCGGATATGCACGCCTGTCACCTCGCCGAAGACGGCGAAATTGGCCGCACCGGGCAGGGTGACGATCTGGGTAAGCTTGCATTCCAGCGTGGCAGGCGCGCCGGCCACCCGCGCGCAGGCAATCGTTTCGCATGTGGCCTTGGTGATGCCTGCGAGCGCGAATTCATCTGTCGCGCGGTCCCATGGGCCGGATGTCTGGTTCATCACGTCGCGCATCGTATATTCCACGATATTGACCGCGAATACCCCTGTTTCGCGGATATTGGCGACGCTGTCCTTGGTGCCGTCGCGGTCGGGTTTTGCGCTGGTCGAGGCGAACATCACCTGTGGCGGTTCATAGGCAACCGCGTTGAAAAACGAATAGGGCGCAAGGTTGTCCTGCCCATCCGCCCCGCGTGTGGCGATCCAGCCAATCGGGCGCGGGCTGACGATGGCGTTGAACGGGTTATGCGGCAGATTATGGCCGTCTTTGGGGGCGTAAAACATTGCACGAGACCTTTTCCTGCGATCAGCCAAGGGGTAGCGTGACGCGACAGGCTTGGCCAGATGAAAGACGCATGCAAACACCCTCGATCACATTGGCCCATGAGACCCCTGCCGATCACTGGGAGGTCGAGGCGCTCTATGACTTGTGCTTTTCGCCGGGCCGCACGGCGCTGTCATCTTACCGTCTGCGCGAGGATGTCGCGCCCATTGCCGATCTGTGCTGGACCGCGCGTGACCCCGACGGCGTGCTGTCGGGGGTGATCCGCTGCTGGCCCTGTTATGTGGGCGATGTGCCGGTCGTTCTGCTGGGCCCGGTGGCGGTGCATCCGACGCGGCAGGGCGAGGGCATTGCGGGCCTGCTGATCTACCGCGTCACACAGGTCGCGCGCAAAGCGGGCTGGTCGCGCATCTTGCTGGTGGGTGATCTGCCCTATTACAGCCGCTTTGGGTTTCATCCATTATCGGCTGTGGTCATGCCGCCGCCGACCAACCCCGCGCGGGTGCTGGGGCTGGCGCTGACACAAGACGCATGGGCGGGCATCCACGGGCCTGTGCGCAAGGCGGATGATTGCATTTCGCCGCGCTAACCCCATCTAAACCTGATGACAGACAAGATCATTGGCCATGACGCGCTTTTGCTGCCGGTGCCTGCGCCGCTGGATGATCATGCGCGCGCGCGGGTTGCCGCATTGGCCTTGCGTCAGCGCCGGGCCAATGGCGTCTTGATGAAAGCGGTCAATTTTCTGGGTGGTCAGGTCGAAGACGGGCTGAAGGTCTTGCCCAAGCCCCTGCGCGATCAATTGAACGAGGTCACCCGCAGCGCCCTGCGCCGCAGCTATGATATCGCCGCGCGGTCGCGGGGCGGGATCGGCCAAAGCTTTGGGTCGGATCAGACCCACCGGATCATCGGCACATTGTCCGGCGCGATTGGCGGCTTTGGCGGCTTGCCCACGGCGCTGGCAGAATTGCCTGTCGCGACCACGCTGATCTTTCGCGCCGTGCTGCATGTCGCCGCCGAATATGGTGAAGACCCCGCATCCGAGGAAACCCGCATGGAATGTCTTGCGGTCTTTGGCTCTGGTGGGCCGGGCAGCGCGGATGACGGCGTCGATACCGCCTTTATCGGCGCGCGGCTTAGCCTGTCGGGGGCGGCGGTCAATGCCATGATCAGCCGTGTCGCGCCGAAATTCGCCGCTGTGCTGTCACAGAAACTGGCATCCCAGACCGTGCCTGTGCTGGGGGCTGTCGCGGGGGCGGGGACCAATTACGCCTTTGTCGATTACTACGTTGCGCTGGCGCATGTGCATTTCGGGCTGCGCCAGCTGGTGCGCGACCATGGCGATGTGGCGGTGCTGGATGAATTCCACCGCCAGCTGGCCGCGCAGCGCCTGCCTCAGACCTGATAGACCAGCCAGTCGGATACGGCGCGCCGCACCGATTGGTCGCCATTTGTGATGGCGGCATCCATCACGGCCCTGACCTCGTTCAGATCAATCCGGCGCAACAGATGTTTGACCGGCCCAACAGAGGCGGGGCGCATCGACAGCGTGCGCAGGCCAAGGGCTGCGAAACACAAGGCCTCGACCGGGCGGCCCGCATCCTCGCCACAAAAGGACAAAGGCGTGCCCGCCGCGTCGCAGCGTTTGATCACATGTTCCAGAAAGGCCAGAAAGCTGACGTCGAGCGTATCATAGCGCCGCCGGACCAATTCATTCTCGCGGTCGGCGGCGAAAAAGAATTGTTTAAGATCATTGCCGCCGATGCTGATGAAATCGGCCTCTTCAAAGAACACATCGGGCGCAAAGGCCAGCGAGGGGGTTTCCAGCATCGCGCCGACCTCGATCTCGGAGGGGATCGGGTGACCCAGCTTGATTTCGCGGTCGATGGCCTTGTCCATCTCGGCCTTGGCTGTGCGGAATTCGGCCAGCTGGGTGATGAACGGAAACATCACCGTCAAGGGCCGCCCCGCCGCCCCGCGCAACAAGGCCTGCAATTGCATCCGCAGCACGCCCGGTTTGTCCAGCCCCACGCGAATAGCCCGCCAGCCCATCGCGGGGTTGGGTTCATCATTGGCCTTCATATAGGGCAGCACCTTGTCTGACCCGATATCGAGCGTGCGAAACGCCACCCGCCGCCCGCCTGCCGCATTCAGCACGCGGTCATAAAGCGCGGATAATTCGCCCCGCTGCGGCATCTGGTTGCGGATCAGGAATTGCAATTCGGTGCGAAACAGCCCCACACCTTCGGCGCCTGACCCCGCCAGCGATGGCAAATCCGCGATCAGCCCCGCGTTCATTTGCAGCGACATGCGCGTGCCGCATTTCGTTTCCGCCGGGAGGTCGCGGATCGAGGCATAGCGTTCCTGCGCGCGGGCCTGCATCTCGATCTTGTCGCGGAACGCGGCCTGCACGGTATCGTCGGGGCGCAGATGCGCGATGCCCTGATCGCCGTCCACAAGGATGATATCGCCATTCAGCGCCTCGCGCGTGACACCTTTGGCATTGATTACCAGCGGGATCGCCCAAGCGCGGGCAACGATGGTGGCATGCGACCCGACGCTGCCTTCTTCCAGGACGATGCCGCGCAGTTTCTTGCCATATTCCAGCAATTCACCCGGCCCGATATTGCGCGCGACAAGGATCGGATCGTCGGGCATATCGCTGCGGTCTTCGCCTTGGCCGGTCAGGATACGCAGCAGGCGGTTGGACAGATCATCCAGATCATGCAGCCTTTCGCGCAAGTAAGGATCGGGCGAGCGGGACAGCCGCGCGCGTGCCAGCGATTGTTCCTTTTCAACGGCGGCTTCGGCGGATAGCCCGCTTTGCACATCGTCCTGCATCCGGCGCATCCAGCTGCTGGAATTGGCGAACATGCGGTACGCTTCAAGCACCTGCACCTGTTCGGGATCGACCGACCGCGCGCCGACCATCATGTTATCGACCGATTTGCGCAGGGTTTCGACCGCGTCATTCAGGCGGGTCTTTTCCTTTTCGGGATCGTCAGAGATCGGGTTGGTCACCACAACACGCGGTTCATGCAGATAGACACGGCCGGCGCTGGTGCCTTCCTGCGCGATTGAGCCGCGCAACAGCACCGGTTTCTGGTGCAGCGCCGACAGGGCCGCGCCTTCACCGACGAAAGCGCCCAATTCTGTCATCTCGGCAATGACCATGGCGACGATTTCAAGGGCGTAAACCTCGTCGGGGGTCATGATCCGTTCGGTCTTGGTCTGCACGACCAGCACGCCCAGCACATCTCCCAGCCGCTGGATCGGCACGCCGCAGAAGGATGAATAGCGTTCCTCGCCCGTTTCGGGCATGTAGCGGAACCCCTTTTCGGCGGGGGCATTGGCGGTATTGACGATATTGCCGGTCTTGGCGGTGCGCCCGACCAGACCTTCGCCAAGGCGCATCCGGGTCTGGTGGACCGACTCTTGTTCCAGACCTTGGGTAGCGCAAAGTTCCAGCGTTTCGGCGTCGCGGAACAGGTAGATCGAACAGACCTCGGCCTGCATCGACGAGGCGATCAGGTCCACCACACGGTTCAGCCGTGCCTGACCTTCGCTATCGCTGGCCAGCGCCTCGCGCAGGCGGCCCAGCAATTTGCGGCTTTCGCTTTCCAACCGTTCCGGCATGGGTCCCCCGATAGCAGCGGACCGATCCGTCAGGATCAGCCAGCCTTGTCCAATTCGAACGCATCATGCAGGGCCTGCACGGCAAGTTCCATGTATTTCCTGTCGATCAGCACAGAAATCTTGATCTCGGAAGTTGTAATCACCTTGATGTTGATTCCTTCAGCAGAAAGCACCTTGAACATCTTGGCGGCGACACCTGTGTGGCTGCGCATCCCGATGCCGACGACGCTGACCTTGGCCACGCCTTCATCGGCGACCAGATCGTGAAAATTGATCGCGCCTGATGTCTTGGCATCCTGCATCGCCTTTTCGGCGCGCAGAACCTGATCCTTGGGGCAGGAAAAGGTCATATCGGTGCGCCCTTCCTCGGAGATATTCTGCACGATCATATCGACATTGACCCCCGCATCCGACAGCGGGCCAAAGATCGCGGCGGCGATACCGGGGCGGTCGGCGACCGAGATCAGCGTCATTTTCGCCTCGTCGCGGGAATAGGCGACACCGGCCACAACATTGGATTCCATGATTTCCTCCTCATCGCAGACCAGCGTTCCGGCGCTGTCCGATGGTTCCTCGAATGATGACAGCACCCGCAGGCGCACCTTGTAGCGCATCGCCAGTTCAACGGACCGCGTTTGCAGCACCTTGGCCCCCAGCGAGGCGAGTTCCAGCATTTCCTCGAAAGCGATTTTATCGAGCTTGCGCGCCTTGGATGTGATCCGCGGATCGGTGGTATAGACCCCGTCCACATCGGTATAGATATCGCAACGTTCGGCACCGAAAGCGGCGGCAAAGGCGACAGCCGTCGTATCCGACCCGCCGCGCCCCAGCGTGGTAATCCGGCCTGCCGCGCTGACACCCTGAAAGCCCGCGA from Yoonia vestfoldensis encodes the following:
- a CDS encoding GNAT family N-acetyltransferase; translation: MQTPSITLAHETPADHWEVEALYDLCFSPGRTALSSYRLREDVAPIADLCWTARDPDGVLSGVIRCWPCYVGDVPVVLLGPVAVHPTRQGEGIAGLLIYRVTQVARKAGWSRILLVGDLPYYSRFGFHPLSAVVMPPPTNPARVLGLALTQDAWAGIHGPVRKADDCISPR
- a CDS encoding adenine phosphoribosyltransferase: MKTIRDYIRTIPDFPHEGIMFRDVTTLFSDARGFRMAIDQLLHPYAGTPIDKVVGLEARGFILGGAIAHQLSVGFVPIRKKGKLPGKTIEQAYQLEYGEAVMELHDDALQPGDKVLLVDDLLATGGTAEAGIRLVERLGAQVMGCAFIIDLPALGGAARLEKLGMQVHSLCAFEGL
- the ptsP gene encoding phosphoenolpyruvate--protein phosphotransferase — encoded protein: MPERLESESRKLLGRLREALASDSEGQARLNRVVDLIASSMQAEVCSIYLFRDAETLELCATQGLEQESVHQTRMRLGEGLVGRTAKTGNIVNTANAPAEKGFRYMPETGEERYSSFCGVPIQRLGDVLGVLVVQTKTERIMTPDEVYALEIVAMVIAEMTELGAFVGEGAALSALHQKPVLLRGSIAQEGTSAGRVYLHEPRVVVTNPISDDPEKEKTRLNDAVETLRKSVDNMMVGARSVDPEQVQVLEAYRMFANSSSWMRRMQDDVQSGLSAEAAVEKEQSLARARLSRSPDPYLRERLHDLDDLSNRLLRILTGQGEDRSDMPDDPILVARNIGPGELLEYGKKLRGIVLEEGSVGSHATIVARAWAIPLVINAKGVTREALNGDIILVDGDQGIAHLRPDDTVQAAFRDKIEMQARAQERYASIRDLPAETKCGTRMSLQMNAGLIADLPSLAGSGAEGVGLFRTELQFLIRNQMPQRGELSALYDRVLNAAGGRRVAFRTLDIGSDKVLPYMKANDEPNPAMGWRAIRVGLDKPGVLRMQLQALLRGAAGRPLTVMFPFITQLAEFRTAKAEMDKAIDREIKLGHPIPSEIEVGAMLETPSLAFAPDVFFEEADFISIGGNDLKQFFFAADRENELVRRRYDTLDVSFLAFLEHVIKRCDAAGTPLSFCGEDAGRPVEALCFAALGLRTLSMRPASVGPVKHLLRRIDLNEVRAVMDAAITNGDQSVRRAVSDWLVYQV
- a CDS encoding flavin reductase family protein — encoded protein: MFYAPKDGHNLPHNPFNAIVSPRPIGWIATRGADGQDNLAPYSFFNAVAYEPPQVMFASTSAKPDRDGTKDSVANIRETGVFAVNIVEYTMRDVMNQTSGPWDRATDEFALAGITKATCETIACARVAGAPATLECKLTQIVTLPGAANFAVFGEVTGVHIRDNCLVDGIFDVTTFQPLARLGYRDYTVVREVFSLTRPDQKT
- a CDS encoding S-methyl-5'-thioadenosine phosphorylase, whose protein sequence is MTQTVLGIIGGSGLYEMDGLQDPSWVNVDSPWGAPSDALLTGRLDGVKMVFLPRHGRGHLHAPTTVPYRANIDALKRLGVTDIISISACGSFREEMAPGDFVIVDQFIDRTFAREKSFFGTGCVAHVSLAHPTCPRLSAACATAAEATGITLHRGGTYLAMEGPQFSSLAESRLYRSWGCDVIGMTNMPEAKLAREAEICYASVAMITDYDSWHPDHGAVDITAIIATLQGNGTKARDLIAKLPALLGGDRAPCPHGCDRALDHAIMTAPDKRDPALMAQLEAITARVLAKETR
- a CDS encoding aspartate kinase, producing MPTLVMKFGGTSVANLDRIARAAKRVAVEVANGYDVIVIVSAMSGKTNELVGWVSETSPLYDAREYDAIVSSGENVTAGLMALRLQEMDIPARSWQGWQVPVLTTDAHASARIEEIPTTNITAKFGEGMKVAVVAGFQGVSAAGRITTLGRGGSDTTAVAFAAAFGAERCDIYTDVDGVYTTDPRITSKARKLDKIAFEEMLELASLGAKVLQTRSVELAMRYKVRLRVLSSFEEPSDSAGTLVCDEEEIMESNVVAGVAYSRDEAKMTLISVADRPGIAAAIFGPLSDAGVNVDMIVQNISEEGRTDMTFSCPKDQVLRAEKAMQDAKTSGAINFHDLVADEGVAKVSVVGIGMRSHTGVAAKMFKVLSAEGINIKVITTSEIKISVLIDRKYMELAVQALHDAFELDKAG
- a CDS encoding EcsC family protein, encoding MTDKIIGHDALLLPVPAPLDDHARARVAALALRQRRANGVLMKAVNFLGGQVEDGLKVLPKPLRDQLNEVTRSALRRSYDIAARSRGGIGQSFGSDQTHRIIGTLSGAIGGFGGLPTALAELPVATTLIFRAVLHVAAEYGEDPASEETRMECLAVFGSGGPGSADDGVDTAFIGARLSLSGAAVNAMISRVAPKFAAVLSQKLASQTVPVLGAVAGAGTNYAFVDYYVALAHVHFGLRQLVRDHGDVAVLDEFHRQLAAQRLPQT